The proteins below are encoded in one region of Syntrophorhabdaceae bacterium:
- a CDS encoding PAS domain S-box protein — protein MKKVLIVDDNQEILNFLEIFLKANGYDVLTARNGKEALDVAHTTPPDIIISDIFMPIMDGFVLVKLWKEDENLKHIPFIVYTATYTDPKDEKFALDLGADLFVYKTQGPKVLLQIINEYIERKITSKPPKPLGEEMEFFRQYNEILFKKLEDKMQDLDMAYRKIKEDEEKYRTIFENSVMGIFRTTPVGTYLSVNPAGAKMYGYDSPEDMMTSVTDMAHQIYVHPQERQRLKDLLEKHGVVEGFESEHYTKDGRKIWVLMNVRAVRDAQGTIQYYDATSQDITKRKQTEEELQKEKELLLTILESNPIGISLIDSYGKYIYCNPEFTNITGYTLNDFSTGRELLEKAFPDPKKRAEAIAAWKEDKKKHGAYIDRHFQFLCADGTTKEIEIRTSFRKDFSIMTWKDVTPRIEAERALKQAKKMYHDLFENAIEGIFQSTPEGKILIVNSAEAQILGYDSPEEMIAAVTDIGKQHYVNPEDRETWKKIVQDHGVVKNFEYQQYKKDGTIIWVSLSAHAVKDDKGKILYYQGHIVDVTERKQAEDRLRRNLIGTIHALAATVEIRDPYTAGHQRRVSALARSIAQEMGLSRETIENIRMAGTIHDIGKLYIPAEILSKPTRLTPLEMDLIKVHPQAGYEILKDTGLPYPIAEMIYEHHERMDGSGYPRGLKDSEILIESYILAVADVVEAIASHRPYRPAFGLDVALNEIEENKGILYHPQVVDICLKLFREKGFAF, from the coding sequence GTGAAAAAGGTCTTAATTGTTGATGACAACCAGGAAATTCTGAATTTCCTTGAAATATTTCTCAAGGCGAATGGTTATGATGTGCTCACTGCAAGAAACGGTAAAGAGGCTCTGGATGTTGCCCATACCACACCCCCTGACATCATTATAAGCGATATCTTTATGCCTATCATGGATGGTTTTGTCCTTGTAAAGCTATGGAAAGAAGATGAGAATTTAAAACATATACCCTTTATCGTCTATACTGCCACCTACACCGACCCTAAGGATGAAAAATTTGCACTCGATCTTGGCGCAGACCTATTTGTCTATAAAACTCAAGGGCCAAAAGTATTATTACAAATTATAAATGAATACATAGAAAGAAAAATAACGTCCAAACCGCCAAAACCACTGGGCGAAGAAATGGAATTCTTCAGACAGTATAATGAAATCCTTTTTAAAAAGCTTGAAGATAAGATGCAAGACCTGGATATGGCATATAGAAAAATAAAAGAGGATGAAGAAAAATACCGCACTATATTTGAAAATTCAGTAATGGGCATCTTCCGCACCACTCCTGTAGGCACATATCTTAGTGTCAACCCTGCAGGGGCTAAGATGTATGGATACGACTCCCCTGAAGATATGATGACCTCAGTTACTGATATGGCACACCAGATATACGTCCACCCCCAAGAGAGGCAACGCTTAAAAGACCTCTTAGAAAAGCATGGTGTGGTCGAAGGATTTGAGTCAGAGCACTATACCAAAGATGGTAGGAAGATATGGGTTCTAATGAATGTCCGTGCTGTCCGCGATGCACAAGGAACCATCCAGTATTACGATGCCACTTCTCAGGACATCACAAAACGGAAGCAGACCGAGGAAGAGTTACAGAAAGAGAAAGAACTTCTATTAACAATATTAGAAAGCAATCCCATAGGTATTTCTCTGATTGATTCTTATGGGAAGTATATATATTGTAATCCCGAGTTTACAAATATTACCGGCTATACACTCAATGATTTCTCTACAGGGAGAGAGCTTTTAGAAAAGGCCTTTCCTGACCCAAAAAAAAGGGCAGAAGCCATTGCCGCATGGAAGGAAGATAAAAAAAAGCATGGTGCTTATATTGACCGCCATTTTCAATTTCTGTGTGCTGATGGCACAACCAAAGAGATAGAGATAAGGACATCCTTCCGTAAGGATTTTTCCATCATGACCTGGAAGGATGTTACCCCAAGGATTGAAGCAGAACGTGCTCTCAAACAAGCAAAAAAGATGTATCATGACCTCTTCGAAAATGCCATTGAAGGTATTTTCCAGTCTACCCCAGAAGGAAAGATTCTCATAGTGAACTCTGCCGAAGCTCAAATACTCGGTTATGACTCTCCTGAAGAGATGATAGCGGCAGTTACCGATATCGGTAAGCAGCATTACGTAAACCCTGAAGACAGGGAGACATGGAAAAAGATTGTTCAAGATCACGGGGTAGTAAAAAACTTTGAATACCAGCAATACAAAAAGGATGGCACAATCATCTGGGTATCGCTCAGTGCCCACGCTGTAAAGGATGATAAAGGGAAAATCCTATATTATCAGGGCCACATTGTGGATGTCACCGAGCGTAAACAAGCTGAAGATAGGCTCAGAAGGAACCTCATAGGCACCATCCATGCCCTTGCTGCCACCGTTGAGATACGTGACCCATATACTGCAGGTCACCAGAGGAGGGTGTCGGCCCTTGCCCGCTCTATTGCCCAGGAAATGGGTCTTTCCCGAGAGACCATAGAGAACATCCGTATGGCAGGGACAATCCATGACATAGGCAAGCTTTATATCCCTGCAGAGATCCTCTCAAAACCCACAAGGCTCACCCCTCTGGAGATGGATCTTATAAAGGTCCACCCCCAGGCAGGCTATGAAATCTTAAAGGATACAGGCCTTCCCTATCCCATAGCAGAGATGATCTATGAGCACCATGAACGAATGGATGGTTCAGGTTATCCTCGTGGATTAAAGGATAGTGAGATACTCATTGAATCCTATATCCTTGCTGTTGCCGATGTGGTAGAGGCCATAGCCTCCCATAGACCCTACCGTCCTGCCTTTGGTCTTGATGTTGCTCTAAATGAAATAGAAGAAAATAAAGGCATCCTCTACCATCCCCAGGTTGTAGATATCTGCCTTAAGCTCTTCAGAGAGAAGGGATTTGCTTTCTAA
- a CDS encoding alanine--glyoxylate aminotransferase family protein codes for MKNLLEGIEEILLMGPGPSCVPPEVYNALSKKTIGHLDPYFIQIMEELKDMLRTIMNTKNNLTIPISGTGSAGMEAAFVNLVEPGDRVLIILNGVFGMRMQDVATRLGARVDILEFSWGTPAITERLEEKIKRDTYDIVAVVHAETSTGVKNPIEEIGDVLKGKDTIYLVDAVTSLGGMEVRMDDWNIDVLYSGTQKCLSCPPGLAPLSFSEKAMTKLNKRKSKVPNWYLDLTMIANYWGQNRLYHHTAPVNMLYGLYQAIMLILEEGVNNVFARHMDAHKALVEGLEGLGLKMLVEEPYRLPMLNAVCVPHGVDELSIRRRLRSDYKIEIGGGLGPLAGNIWRIGLMGHTARKHHVERLIKALKEVL; via the coding sequence ATGAAAAATTTATTGGAAGGCATTGAAGAGATTCTGCTCATGGGGCCAGGTCCTTCCTGTGTGCCACCGGAAGTGTATAATGCATTGAGCAAGAAAACCATAGGACACCTTGATCCATATTTTATCCAGATAATGGAAGAGTTAAAAGATATGCTGAGAACTATTATGAATACAAAGAATAATCTCACTATCCCCATATCAGGAACAGGTTCTGCAGGCATGGAGGCAGCCTTTGTAAATTTAGTGGAGCCCGGTGATAGGGTGCTCATTATCTTGAACGGTGTCTTTGGCATGAGGATGCAGGATGTTGCCACAAGGCTCGGTGCAAGGGTAGATATTCTTGAATTTTCCTGGGGAACACCGGCTATAACCGAAAGACTTGAAGAAAAGATAAAAAGGGATACATATGATATTGTGGCAGTGGTGCATGCAGAGACATCAACGGGCGTGAAAAACCCCATAGAGGAAATAGGCGATGTTTTAAAGGGAAAGGACACAATCTACCTTGTAGATGCAGTGACAAGTCTGGGCGGCATGGAAGTAAGAATGGATGACTGGAATATTGATGTATTATACAGCGGGACCCAGAAATGTCTCTCATGTCCACCAGGTCTTGCGCCCCTTTCCTTTTCGGAAAAGGCAATGACAAAACTCAATAAACGTAAGTCAAAGGTCCCAAATTGGTATCTTGACCTTACTATGATAGCCAACTATTGGGGACAGAATAGATTGTATCACCATACAGCCCCTGTAAACATGCTTTATGGTCTTTATCAGGCCATTATGCTCATCTTAGAAGAAGGGGTTAATAATGTTTTCGCAAGGCATATGGATGCCCATAAAGCCCTCGTAGAGGGGCTTGAGGGATTGGGGCTTAAGATGCTTGTGGAAGAGCCATATCGTCTTCCTATGTTAAATGCGGTTTGTGTTCCCCATGGCGTTGATGAGCTGTCAATAAGAAGACGTTTAAGGAGTGATTATAAAATAGAGATAGGAGGAGGTCTTGGCCCTCTTGCAGGGAATATCTGGCGTATTGGATTGATGGGACACACGGCAAGAAAACACCATGTAGAAAGACTGATTAAAGCATTGAAGGAGGTGTTGTAA
- a CDS encoding PAC2 family protein: MKIGSFQINKIIDYINEPLVFAVLRPWIDVNNVGSMVLNELERQFDAEEFGRLLKPGCFYDFTRYRPIIHIDEEGINDLRIPNTIFHVAKREDKEDLVLLRILEPHYNAESFIDSILKLLKKIKAKRYILIGSMYDTVPHTRPLIINGYGMGKDAKDDINKVNALPIIYHGPSTMINLITKKAAESGIDASVFIVSIPQYVVIEEDYVAKVRLMEILNMLYSIPINNEDIDNAQEQLNIINERVKNTPEIKVFLPQLEDIYDKRIKAVDKKHSTYLSQDMDELFWKTIDKDIGRA, from the coding sequence TTGAAGATAGGCAGTTTTCAAATAAATAAAATTATTGATTATATAAATGAACCTTTGGTGTTTGCTGTGCTCAGGCCATGGATAGACGTTAATAACGTAGGGAGCATGGTCTTAAATGAATTAGAAAGGCAGTTTGATGCTGAAGAGTTTGGTAGACTTTTAAAACCAGGCTGTTTCTATGACTTTACAAGATATAGACCTATTATCCACATTGATGAAGAAGGTATAAATGATTTAAGGATACCCAATACAATTTTTCATGTTGCAAAAAGGGAAGACAAAGAAGACCTTGTTCTTCTCCGAATTTTGGAACCACATTATAATGCCGAGTCCTTTATAGACTCTATCCTGAAATTGCTTAAAAAAATAAAGGCAAAAAGATATATCCTTATAGGGAGCATGTATGATACTGTGCCTCATACGAGACCACTGATTATAAATGGATATGGCATGGGAAAAGATGCCAAAGATGATATAAATAAGGTAAATGCGTTGCCCATCATCTATCATGGACCATCAACCATGATAAACCTTATTACGAAAAAGGCAGCAGAATCAGGCATCGATGCCTCTGTATTTATAGTCTCTATTCCTCAGTATGTTGTCATAGAGGAAGACTATGTGGCAAAAGTAAGGCTCATGGAGATACTGAATATGCTTTACAGCATACCCATAAACAATGAGGATATTGACAATGCCCAGGAACAATTAAATATCATCAATGAAAGGGTAAAAAATACACCTGAAATTAAGGTGTTTCTACCCCAGCTTGAAGACATCTATGACAAGAGAATTAAAGCAGTAGACAAAAAACACTCAACCTATTTATCCCAGGATATGGACGAACTCTTCTGGAAAACAATAGATAAGGACATTGGCAGGGCATAG
- a CDS encoding cytidylate kinase-like family protein → MWENISFKKCESFLTLHFYLKNKSNAYIRPTITISRQEGAGGHTVASNLADYLKNKSYSHEEWTIFDKNLVERVIEEYRHQKNVADFMGEAHKSMITDAFEELIGLHPSTWKFIEQTNMTISKIAQKGNVIIVGRGANIITKDFENVFHVRLVGSFHKRVKQVQKVYNLNEKEAIDYVRKEDEGRKRYLKDNFGCDIDDPLLYHLVINTDSIAFDEATKLIGDAVIHRFKLDKPEKTVFKKEPLFKGIEARQ, encoded by the coding sequence ATGTGGGAGAATATAAGTTTTAAAAAGTGTGAATCCTTTCTTACGCTTCATTTCTATCTAAAGAATAAAAGTAACGCATACATCAGACCAACCATAACAATTTCAAGACAAGAGGGTGCAGGAGGTCACACAGTAGCCTCAAATCTTGCCGATTATTTAAAGAACAAATCGTATTCCCATGAGGAATGGACTATCTTTGACAAAAATCTTGTCGAGAGGGTGATTGAAGAATATAGACATCAAAAAAATGTGGCAGATTTTATGGGTGAAGCACATAAATCCATGATAACAGATGCATTTGAAGAGCTCATAGGACTACATCCTTCCACATGGAAATTTATAGAACAGACCAACATGACTATTTCTAAGATTGCCCAGAAAGGTAATGTGATTATAGTAGGTAGGGGTGCAAACATTATCACAAAAGACTTTGAGAATGTATTTCATGTCCGCCTTGTGGGATCTTTCCACAAGAGGGTAAAACAGGTTCAGAAGGTGTATAACCTTAACGAGAAAGAGGCTATAGATTATGTAAGGAAAGAGGATGAAGGTAGAAAACGTTATTTAAAGGATAATTTTGGCTGTGATATAGATGACCCCCTCTTATATCATCTTGTCATAAATACAGATTCTATAGCATTTGATGAAGCAACTAAATTAATAGGTGATGCAGTGATTCATCGATTTAAACTCGATAAACCCGAGAAGACTGTGTTTAAAAAAGAACCGCTATTTAAAGGCATAGAAGCTCGTCAATAA